One window of Candidatus Micrarchaeota archaeon genomic DNA carries:
- a CDS encoding HIT family protein, whose product MDDECIFCKLAKDNPKTIFDDGKCYVIPDRFPSEFGHLLVVSKDHHENVLAAPDETVGHMFIVAKSYGLKMRERLGASGLTITTNTGRDAGQIIFHLHIHVVPKYPKKIEGFVKHRELSDDDAKRLKDKLSN is encoded by the coding sequence ATGGATGACGAATGCATTTTCTGCAAGCTTGCGAAGGATAACCCGAAAACCATCTTTGATGATGGGAAATGCTACGTCATACCCGACAGGTTCCCGTCAGAATTCGGCCACTTGCTGGTCGTATCAAAGGACCACCACGAGAACGTGCTTGCGGCCCCGGACGAAACAGTGGGGCACATGTTCATAGTCGCAAAGAGCTACGGCCTTAAAATGAGGGAAAGGCTCGGCGCAAGCGGATTGACCATAACCACAAACACCGGAAGGGATGCAGGGCAGATCATATTTCACCTCCACATACACGTAGTGCCAAAATACCCCAAGAAGATAGAGGGGTTCGTGAAGCACAGGGAGCTGAGCGACGACGATGCCAAGAGGCTCAAGGACAAACTTAGCAATTAG
- a CDS encoding ribonuclease P: MAVKNSGIVKSIALERMELLYALAKEAYKDDPELSERYVRLIGQISRHYRVKPSIEVKRHICRKCGSLLVPGASLSVRIASSKRRIIYRCTICGAEKKIIY, encoded by the coding sequence ATGGCGGTGAAGAATTCGGGAATCGTCAAAAGTATAGCGCTCGAGAGGATGGAGCTGCTGTACGCGCTTGCAAAAGAGGCATACAAGGATGACCCGGAGCTCTCCGAAAGGTATGTAAGGCTCATAGGGCAGATAAGCAGGCACTACAGGGTTAAGCCAAGCATTGAGGTAAAAAGGCACATATGCAGGAAATGCGGCTCGCTCCTGGTTCCTGGAGCCAGCTTGTCGGTGAGGATTGCCAGCAGCAAAAGGCGCATAATCTACAGGTGCACGATCTGCGGCGCAGAGAAGAAGATAATTTACTAA
- a CDS encoding DJ-1/PfpI family protein gives MRFLIIITPKDFRDESVSLIKLFFDKWGIQYSISSYTSNRCTGIHGAVYTPDIHASKISPSEYDGIVLIDGTGIESYKLYDYRPLLDLMIGFNNSRKYIMSVNNAAKIPARANIIKNKRVSFSTDDRETLRLVNLFHGIPSDNEYEISGNLITIRKSSDIEESMLKILESMGVT, from the coding sequence ATGAGATTCCTAATAATCATAACGCCGAAGGATTTTAGGGATGAGTCAGTCTCATTGATAAAGCTGTTTTTCGACAAGTGGGGCATACAGTACAGCATATCAAGCTATACATCAAACAGGTGCACAGGCATACACGGCGCGGTTTACACGCCGGACATACACGCCTCCAAGATATCGCCGTCGGAGTACGACGGCATAGTGCTCATAGACGGTACGGGAATAGAATCCTATAAATTATATGATTACAGGCCGCTGCTCGACCTGATGATCGGATTCAACAATAGCAGGAAGTACATAATGAGCGTGAACAACGCCGCGAAGATACCGGCAAGGGCCAACATAATAAAGAACAAGCGCGTATCATTTTCCACGGACGACAGGGAGACGCTGCGCCTCGTGAACCTCTTTCATGGCATACCTTCTGACAACGAATACGAGATATCGGGCAACCTTATAACGATAAGGAAATCTAGCGACATAGAGGAATCAATGCTCAAGATACTCGAGAGTATGGGAGTAACTTGA
- the pcn gene encoding proliferating cell nuclear antigen (pcna), producing MFEIKIDDARYWKNCVDSIVSLIDEGSFTISKEGISLKAMDPSGISMISFFIPNKAFAKYEIEKPSTVGLNLENFGKILASSRSGEQLVMKEGNGKFLVEFIGKNSRRRYRLPMIDVKKDADKEPKIEFDSVVEVKSDPLKEILKDANLLSTHVGFKTDKDSFVVVAKGDAGELEEEHMNNAEVIKKIDTSKSSSATFNLDYLERMISACPSNSSMMLSIKTEEPIKIDYSIGDANVSYYLAPYMEN from the coding sequence ATGTTTGAGATAAAGATAGATGACGCACGATACTGGAAGAATTGTGTTGATTCGATAGTAAGCCTGATAGACGAGGGATCATTTACGATATCCAAGGAGGGCATATCCCTGAAGGCAATGGACCCGTCCGGAATAAGCATGATATCCTTCTTCATCCCGAACAAGGCCTTTGCAAAATACGAAATAGAAAAGCCCTCTACAGTAGGCCTCAACCTGGAAAACTTCGGCAAGATCCTCGCCAGCTCAAGGAGCGGGGAGCAGCTCGTCATGAAGGAGGGCAACGGCAAGTTTCTTGTGGAGTTCATAGGCAAGAACAGCAGGAGGCGATACAGGCTGCCAATGATTGACGTCAAGAAGGACGCCGACAAGGAGCCGAAAATAGAGTTCGATTCCGTAGTGGAAGTCAAGTCGGATCCCCTGAAGGAGATACTCAAGGATGCGAACCTGCTTTCTACGCACGTGGGGTTCAAGACTGACAAGGATTCTTTTGTGGTCGTTGCAAAGGGCGATGCGGGAGAGCTTGAGGAGGAGCACATGAACAATGCAGAGGTCATAAAGAAGATAGACACCTCAAAGTCTTCCTCGGCCACGTTCAATTTGGATTATCTGGAAAGGATGATAAGCGCATGCCCGTCAAACTCATCGATGATGTTGTCGATAAAGACTGAGGAGCCGATAAAGATAGACTACAGCATAGGGGATGCGAATGTGTCCTACTATCTTGCGCCTTACATGGAAAACTGA
- a CDS encoding carboxypeptidase regulatory-like domain-containing protein, translating to MSYSVGASQFTLYGNVIDGSTCNPIVGAVVSAPYNSNTTNITNSTGGYILLLGSGSWNVTVSKPNYMPIKFITSYHQNGAYQFNTYLLKPGSSPANCTANRHSVNSTVPSTITANSTVSSTALPTTTQQSNNQTGQNSSSNGNKTALVVGGAIVLIIILVIVAYFALNGKNFGKQKEPESAKAQPKDEKKDDKKQQ from the coding sequence TTGTCGTATTCGGTAGGCGCATCGCAGTTCACCCTCTACGGTAATGTTATAGACGGCAGCACTTGCAATCCGATCGTGGGCGCAGTGGTTTCGGCACCATATAACAGCAACACCACCAACATAACTAACTCGACAGGCGGATATATACTACTCCTTGGCTCCGGAAGCTGGAATGTCACTGTCTCAAAGCCCAATTATATGCCAATAAAGTTCATTACATCATATCATCAGAATGGGGCGTACCAGTTCAATACATACCTGCTCAAGCCTGGCTCCTCGCCGGCCAACTGCACAGCAAACAGGCACTCGGTAAACTCCACAGTGCCATCTACGATAACGGCAAACTCGACAGTGAGCTCAACCGCCTTGCCCACAACAACGCAGCAATCCAACAACCAAACCGGGCAAAACAGCTCGTCGAACGGCAACAAAACGGCGCTTGTCGTTGGCGGAGCAATAGTGCTCATCATAATACTTGTGATAGTGGCTTATTTCGCGCTTAACGGAAAGAATTTTGGAAAGCAGAAGGAGCCGGAGAGTGCCAAGGCGCAGCCCAAGGACGAGAAAAAGGATGACAAGAAGCAGCAGTAG
- the map gene encoding type II methionyl aminopeptidase — protein sequence MTKVSAEEIDTIKEVGRISSEAILYAADLVRPGAKLLEVAESAEKFLRDKGYGLAFPINLSVNEQAAHYTPSMSDESVFTNDDLVKIDFGGEKNGMLGDGAITVDLSGKYAKMVEAADKSLDKAIGMIRHGVSVCDIGKAIADSAESDGFRPIKNLGGHGIGLHDLHAELFIPNYDNGDFTVVEEGMVIAIEPFLTTGDGLVVDGDFCEIYSYDADSGSRQVRSSEARALLQHIEKNNSKEPFAVRWFSNLVGSRFRLYAAVSELVRSGAIEPSPVLVEASGGMVAQAEAQVIVTKDGFEVITRAKR from the coding sequence TTGACAAAGGTTAGCGCGGAGGAGATTGATACCATAAAGGAGGTCGGAAGAATTTCCTCGGAGGCGATACTCTATGCGGCAGATCTTGTCAGGCCCGGGGCCAAACTTCTTGAAGTTGCGGAATCTGCCGAGAAATTCCTTAGGGACAAAGGCTATGGCCTTGCATTCCCGATAAATCTTTCGGTAAACGAACAGGCTGCCCATTATACCCCCTCTATGAGCGATGAATCGGTATTCACAAACGATGATCTAGTCAAGATAGACTTCGGCGGGGAGAAGAACGGCATGCTTGGCGACGGCGCGATAACGGTAGATTTATCAGGCAAGTACGCAAAGATGGTAGAGGCTGCGGATAAATCCCTTGACAAAGCGATAGGCATGATAAGGCATGGGGTGAGCGTATGCGACATAGGAAAGGCCATAGCCGATAGTGCCGAATCTGACGGGTTCAGGCCGATAAAGAACCTCGGAGGCCATGGGATTGGTTTGCATGACCTGCATGCTGAGCTGTTCATACCGAATTACGACAACGGTGACTTCACGGTAGTGGAGGAGGGCATGGTAATTGCAATAGAGCCATTCCTCACTACGGGAGACGGTTTGGTAGTCGACGGTGATTTTTGCGAGATTTACAGCTATGATGCCGATAGCGGCTCAAGACAGGTAAGGTCTTCGGAAGCAAGGGCGTTGCTGCAGCACATAGAGAAGAACAACAGCAAGGAGCCTTTTGCCGTGCGCTGGTTCAGCAATCTTGTCGGCTCCAGGTTCAGGCTTTATGCCGCGGTGTCAGAGCTCGTAAGAAGCGGCGCAATAGAGCCCAGCCCTGTCCTTGTTGAGGCCAGCGGTGGAATGGTTGCCCAGGCAGAGGCGCAAGTGATAGTAACAAAGGACGGGTTCGAAGTAATAACAAGGGCAAAAAGATGA
- a CDS encoding acyltransferase has translation MEEEIGIQGMRGFAAIMVMCTHIASDLPLSLISAPILIMYSGYSGVELFFLISGYILMRKFQSEDYSVKGRFNALKYYIRRIFRIWPLYFIAIPIFALAFSTNVAWQQYFFIQNFFPQTFSMTPLWTLVIEELFYLVLPLWVIAFRKNWLASFIGMVGFSIGYMAFIAYGLHITVMSRYLFAQFPMFAISYALGTIIALGKTVKVNSLLIVILWLNFSLILAFSEVSWFAPVIFSLIYFLVLANLRNSKFFTNRVSHFLGSLTYPIYILSVPVEIAAVAVSGQPNFFVWIPLTVLGTIALSYVAHRYFEKPFIGFGRAMERTFGIA, from the coding sequence TTGGAGGAGGAAATAGGCATACAAGGCATGCGCGGATTCGCAGCAATAATGGTCATGTGCACCCACATAGCATCCGATCTCCCCCTGTCATTGATATCTGCACCAATACTCATAATGTACTCGGGATATTCTGGCGTAGAGCTGTTCTTCCTTATCAGCGGTTATATCCTGATGCGCAAGTTCCAATCCGAAGATTATTCGGTAAAGGGCAGGTTCAATGCCCTGAAGTACTACATACGCAGGATCTTCAGGATATGGCCACTTTATTTCATAGCGATACCGATATTCGCGCTTGCATTCTCAACAAACGTGGCATGGCAGCAGTATTTCTTCATACAGAACTTCTTCCCTCAGACGTTTAGCATGACCCCGTTATGGACCCTGGTAATCGAAGAGCTTTTCTACCTGGTTCTTCCCTTGTGGGTGATAGCGTTCCGAAAAAATTGGCTTGCGTCTTTCATCGGGATGGTCGGGTTCAGCATCGGCTATATGGCGTTCATCGCATACGGGCTGCACATAACCGTTATGTCAAGGTACCTTTTCGCGCAGTTCCCGATGTTTGCAATATCATATGCGCTTGGCACCATAATAGCTTTGGGCAAGACCGTCAAGGTCAATTCCCTGCTTATTGTTATACTTTGGTTGAACTTCAGCCTTATACTTGCTTTCAGCGAAGTTTCATGGTTCGCCCCGGTAATATTCTCATTGATATACTTCCTGGTCCTTGCAAACCTGCGAAACTCGAAATTTTTCACCAACAGGGTATCCCATTTTCTCGGGAGCCTTACGTACCCGATATACATATTGAGCGTTCCTGTGGAAATCGCCGCGGTAGCCGTTTCCGGCCAGCCTAACTTTTTCGTGTGGATACCTCTGACCGTTTTAGGGACTATCGCGCTTTCATATGTGGCGCACAGGTATTTCGAAAAGCCATTCATAGGGTTCGGCAGGGCTATGGAGCGGACTTTCGGGATTGCTTAA
- a CDS encoding ribonuclease H-like domain-containing protein — MGSKRLEGAIFNIDYLNNESESVLRLTVKGKDGKCYEVFDRSFKPYFYLVPSKELDEDFVGSISTVDNGRTIKALKVLMAERSVLGKQVNAYQVFVSSTSHVPKLSSAMSQYGVCYEYDIPFAKRYSVDKKVVPLIYYSMEVGEENGMLFLESIGDAVDDSPIDLNVMCFDIEVYNPLGVPRASKDPVIMISYLYNSGKSSMKQGVITFKEIGLPFVEVADDEKSMINSFVNRVRELGVDVLVGYNSANFDIRYLLERARALKMDFNLSRFEGNTKIENHGLVDMVKIAGIVHVDMYTVVKFISIVGASENILRLNSKTLKNVYEAITKDKKFAVEKMDIFRLWDGSGNDLETLATYNLADAEALYKVYETFVPIMVELSKLTHDALGDVCVSTTGQLVEFMLMHNSVKYNEIIPNKPTDIEMRERLANPIEGAYVKTPEPGIYSNLAMFDFRGLYPSIIIAYNIDPSSVCNDCKEYYESPNGIRFDKKRKSIVPLILKQMIEQRAEVKKAYKKDPDNVFLGSRSQALKIVSNSVYGYLGYPRSRWYSRACAASVTAFGRQYIKESIDIAEKFGLKPIYGDTDSIVALMEGKTKDDVMKFLKDFNAKLPESMELELEDFYKRGVFVGKKTEKSVSGAKKKYALISETGRIKIRGFELVRRDWSRIARDTQRKVLETILNEGDAQKAVDIVKNAVKELRDGNVPLEELAISTQLRKSIDGYDVKSPELGAARKAVREGKKKREDLEGAVISYVITRHGSSISDRAELEEFARDYDADYYINNQVLPATMRILKELNFSEEELKGLGTQRKL, encoded by the coding sequence ATGGGATCCAAGAGATTAGAAGGGGCTATTTTCAACATAGACTACCTGAATAATGAAAGCGAGTCCGTACTTAGGTTGACAGTAAAAGGGAAGGACGGAAAGTGCTACGAGGTATTTGATCGCTCTTTCAAGCCCTATTTTTACCTCGTCCCGTCGAAAGAGCTTGATGAGGATTTTGTCGGGTCCATTTCAACAGTAGACAACGGAAGGACCATAAAGGCCCTGAAGGTCCTGATGGCCGAGCGCTCCGTGCTGGGAAAGCAGGTTAACGCGTACCAGGTTTTCGTAAGCAGCACTTCGCACGTGCCCAAGCTCAGCTCAGCGATGTCCCAGTACGGCGTTTGTTATGAGTATGACATACCCTTCGCAAAAAGGTATTCCGTAGACAAAAAGGTTGTGCCACTCATATACTACAGCATGGAGGTAGGGGAGGAGAATGGGATGCTGTTTCTTGAATCGATAGGGGATGCGGTTGACGACTCGCCGATAGACCTGAATGTCATGTGCTTTGACATAGAGGTGTACAACCCCCTCGGCGTGCCAAGGGCAAGCAAGGATCCCGTAATCATGATAAGCTACCTTTACAACAGCGGCAAGAGCAGCATGAAGCAGGGCGTCATAACGTTCAAGGAGATAGGGCTCCCTTTCGTGGAAGTTGCAGATGACGAAAAGTCGATGATAAATTCGTTCGTAAACAGGGTAAGGGAGCTCGGCGTGGATGTTCTGGTCGGGTACAATTCGGCAAACTTTGACATAAGATACCTTCTGGAGAGGGCAAGGGCGCTGAAGATGGACTTCAATCTGAGCAGGTTCGAGGGCAACACTAAAATAGAGAATCACGGGCTGGTGGACATGGTCAAGATTGCAGGTATTGTACACGTAGACATGTACACCGTAGTAAAGTTCATATCCATAGTCGGCGCATCTGAGAACATATTGAGGCTCAACAGCAAGACACTGAAAAACGTATACGAGGCAATAACCAAGGACAAGAAATTTGCCGTGGAAAAGATGGACATATTCAGGCTCTGGGACGGAAGCGGCAACGATCTTGAAACCCTTGCGACTTACAATCTTGCGGATGCGGAGGCGCTTTACAAGGTCTACGAGACTTTCGTGCCGATAATGGTGGAGCTATCGAAGCTTACGCACGATGCACTTGGGGACGTGTGCGTTTCCACAACAGGGCAGCTCGTGGAATTCATGCTCATGCACAATTCCGTAAAGTACAACGAGATAATACCGAACAAGCCCACGGATATCGAGATGAGGGAAAGGCTTGCCAATCCGATTGAGGGTGCATACGTTAAGACCCCGGAGCCGGGAATTTACAGCAACCTCGCCATGTTTGATTTCAGGGGACTGTACCCTTCCATAATAATCGCCTACAACATAGACCCCTCATCCGTTTGCAATGATTGCAAAGAGTATTATGAGTCCCCCAACGGCATACGTTTCGACAAAAAAAGGAAGAGCATAGTTCCGCTGATACTGAAGCAGATGATAGAGCAGCGCGCGGAGGTGAAAAAGGCGTACAAGAAGGATCCTGATAACGTTTTCCTAGGATCCAGATCCCAGGCGCTGAAGATAGTGTCCAACTCCGTATATGGATACCTTGGCTATCCAAGATCCAGGTGGTACTCCAGGGCTTGCGCCGCCAGCGTCACAGCATTCGGCAGGCAGTATATAAAGGAGAGCATAGACATTGCGGAAAAGTTCGGGCTGAAGCCCATTTATGGTGATACGGATAGCATAGTTGCGCTTATGGAGGGCAAGACCAAGGACGACGTCATGAAATTCCTTAAGGATTTCAACGCCAAGCTCCCTGAATCAATGGAGCTGGAGCTGGAGGATTTTTACAAGCGCGGTGTCTTCGTAGGCAAGAAAACCGAGAAGAGCGTCTCAGGTGCAAAGAAGAAGTACGCGCTGATATCAGAAACGGGCAGGATAAAGATACGCGGATTCGAGCTTGTCAGGAGAGACTGGTCCAGGATCGCAAGGGACACCCAGAGGAAGGTCCTTGAGACGATACTGAACGAGGGCGACGCGCAGAAAGCAGTGGACATAGTGAAAAATGCGGTTAAGGAGCTGAGGGACGGAAACGTGCCCCTGGAAGAGCTCGCGATAAGCACGCAACTAAGGAAGAGCATAGACGGATACGACGTAAAATCCCCGGAGCTTGGGGCCGCGCGAAAGGCAGTAAGGGAAGGGAAGAAGAAAAGGGAGGACCTTGAAGGCGCTGTGATAAGCTATGTGATAACAAGGCACGGCAGCAGCATATCAGACAGGGCGGAGCTGGAGGAGTTTGCAAGGGACTACGATGCGGATTACTACATAAACAACCAGGTGCTCCCGGCAACTATGCGAATACTCAAGGAGCTGAATTTCAGCGAGGAGGAGCTCAAGGGGCTTGGAACGCAGCGGAAGCTTTAG
- a CDS encoding phenylalanine--tRNA ligase subunit alpha → MHEDEKAVLNLIKRENTGDPDYIRDKLGMDRDSLLRAIEGLIKANMIKVDRDTGRTARLTSEGKRYVKKFPEEALAELLRKKGGRESLASINNRIGIIWAKKNAWIEIEKGTVILTEKGRSASQEGSDYKYRALLKELNTSKSEENTEVILKRDADLANDLKNRNLIEITDKGRIKEIHVIEGADASGFPEDEGIGTLTREMIVSGKWKKEKLRKYDINSNAEALNPARPHPMHELLDVIRSAYFNLGFTEVSGPIIESAFWNFDALFVPQDHPAREMQDTFFLSNPKKITIEDVELMHKLKRAHRKNWKDLWKESVAQQALLRTHATTVSAHYIRKFASSMESSYPIKLFSVGRVFRNESIDYKHLAEFYQMDGIIIGDNLTFSNLIDTLSRLYSQLGLEVKFKPAYFPFVEPGLEIYYYDEKKKDTIELGGAGIIRKEITRAMGTNKTVLAWGPGVDRLIFNFMDIDSLLHLYKNNVGWLRSRPELKL, encoded by the coding sequence TTGCATGAAGATGAAAAAGCTGTACTGAACTTGATAAAAAGGGAGAATACCGGCGATCCAGATTACATAAGGGATAAGCTAGGGATGGACAGGGATTCCCTGCTCCGTGCGATAGAGGGCCTGATCAAGGCCAACATGATAAAGGTTGACAGGGACACTGGCAGGACTGCAAGGCTCACCAGTGAAGGCAAGAGGTACGTAAAGAAATTCCCTGAGGAGGCATTGGCCGAGCTCCTGAGGAAAAAAGGCGGCAGGGAAAGCCTGGCATCCATAAACAACAGGATAGGGATAATATGGGCGAAGAAGAATGCCTGGATAGAAATCGAAAAAGGAACCGTCATACTCACTGAAAAGGGAAGATCCGCATCGCAGGAAGGTTCGGATTACAAATACAGGGCCCTGCTCAAAGAGTTGAATACCTCAAAGAGCGAGGAGAATACCGAAGTAATATTGAAAAGAGATGCTGATCTCGCAAACGATCTTAAAAACAGGAACCTGATAGAAATAACGGACAAGGGCAGGATAAAAGAGATACATGTCATTGAAGGCGCAGACGCATCGGGATTCCCGGAAGACGAAGGGATAGGCACGCTTACAAGGGAAATGATAGTCAGCGGAAAGTGGAAAAAGGAGAAGCTGAGGAAATACGACATAAACTCAAACGCCGAAGCGCTCAACCCTGCAAGGCCGCATCCGATGCACGAGCTTCTGGACGTCATAAGGTCCGCATATTTCAATCTTGGGTTCACCGAGGTATCCGGCCCCATAATAGAATCCGCGTTTTGGAACTTCGACGCGCTGTTCGTGCCGCAGGACCACCCCGCAAGGGAGATGCAGGATACCTTCTTCCTCTCCAACCCTAAAAAGATAACAATAGAGGACGTGGAGCTAATGCACAAGCTGAAGAGGGCTCACAGGAAAAACTGGAAGGACCTGTGGAAGGAGAGCGTAGCGCAGCAGGCGCTTCTCAGGACGCACGCAACAACCGTATCCGCGCATTACATACGCAAATTCGCGAGCAGCATGGAAAGCAGCTATCCCATCAAGCTTTTCTCTGTGGGCAGGGTATTCAGGAACGAGAGCATAGACTACAAGCATCTTGCGGAATTCTACCAGATGGACGGAATAATAATAGGCGACAACCTAACTTTCTCCAACCTGATAGACACGCTCTCGAGGCTGTATTCGCAGTTGGGTCTAGAGGTTAAATTCAAGCCTGCGTATTTCCCGTTCGTGGAGCCCGGGCTGGAGATATACTACTACGACGAGAAGAAAAAGGATACCATAGAACTTGGCGGCGCAGGCATAATAAGGAAGGAAATAACGAGGGCAATGGGCACGAACAAGACCGTTCTGGCATGGGGGCCCGGCGTTGACAGGCTGATATTCAATTTCATGGATATAGACAGCCTTCTGCACCTTTACAAGAACAATGTAGGATGGCTGCGCAGCAGGCCTGAGCTTAAATTGTGA
- a CDS encoding phenylalanine--tRNA ligase subunit beta, producing MSIVMFELEDLKDYGISRQNIQGIVDRFGMSLESLDEKSATIDITPNRPDMLDLTGFARAAAFLSGSSVPREKHYSIRNGTAMNVNVTSAVKSRPFIAAAVVKGLNLNGNRLKYLINFSEKFCETYGRKRKKIAIGLHNLDVIKGDLVYDASPGETEFRPLGSDSRQKFSGIIKEHEKGLQYSSALGKSKLYPCLKDSSGNVLSLIPIINSELTRVTWTTKNLLVEITGTSLSAVEGAISMFACSFIDMHAEVYPCGIVYQRKAKIRTTPALEYKHLKLRRTKVEKTLGVYLEENKMVTLANKLGHVAAKYGNYTLIYSPPYRLDVFNEQDIVEDIAIAYGYDNIKPVPVLGFSTSLPEESKEIENRLCRMMLGIGFSEAMNLYLTNEELNFRNVLYEEEPESTIKVAYAKTESITMLRTSLLPHLMQNLGNSVHESMPQKLFEIGKVFRISKGNPVENTHIGIVSEHSRANYSEIKAVATEILRFLGCKDYRITELHDKSFIEGRAASIIVGKETIGHFGEVNPKVLNNFRLEEPVVAAEILIDKYIGRGSL from the coding sequence ATGTCAATTGTTATGTTCGAGCTGGAAGACCTAAAGGATTACGGGATATCAAGGCAAAACATACAGGGAATAGTCGACAGATTCGGGATGTCGCTTGAATCGCTTGACGAAAAGTCTGCAACTATCGACATAACCCCGAACAGGCCTGACATGCTTGACCTGACGGGCTTCGCAAGGGCCGCTGCCTTCCTTTCAGGGAGCAGCGTGCCCAGGGAGAAGCATTATTCAATAAGGAACGGAACAGCAATGAATGTCAACGTAACAAGCGCGGTGAAATCAAGGCCTTTCATAGCCGCTGCTGTGGTAAAGGGCCTGAACCTGAACGGGAACAGGCTTAAGTACCTAATAAACTTCAGCGAGAAATTCTGCGAGACCTACGGCAGGAAGAGGAAGAAAATAGCGATAGGGCTTCACAACCTCGATGTCATAAAGGGCGACCTTGTCTATGATGCTTCACCCGGCGAAACTGAATTCAGGCCCCTCGGATCTGATTCAAGGCAAAAGTTCAGCGGCATAATAAAGGAGCACGAAAAGGGCTTGCAGTATTCTAGTGCATTGGGCAAGAGCAAGCTATACCCCTGCCTAAAGGATTCTTCCGGAAACGTGCTTTCACTGATACCAATAATAAACTCCGAGCTCACCAGGGTTACCTGGACGACAAAGAATCTACTTGTTGAAATAACTGGAACCTCCTTGAGCGCAGTTGAGGGTGCTATAAGCATGTTCGCATGCTCGTTCATAGACATGCACGCGGAAGTATACCCGTGCGGCATAGTGTATCAACGCAAGGCCAAGATTAGGACAACTCCAGCCCTAGAGTACAAGCACCTGAAGCTTAGGAGGACGAAGGTCGAAAAGACCCTTGGCGTCTACCTGGAGGAGAACAAGATGGTAACTCTTGCTAACAAGCTTGGGCACGTGGCCGCCAAGTACGGCAACTACACGCTCATATACTCGCCGCCATACAGGCTTGACGTTTTCAACGAGCAGGACATAGTGGAGGACATAGCCATAGCCTACGGCTACGATAACATAAAGCCGGTACCTGTGCTCGGGTTTTCCACAAGCCTCCCTGAGGAATCTAAGGAAATAGAGAACAGGCTCTGCAGGATGATGCTGGGCATAGGATTCAGCGAGGCAATGAACCTTTACCTGACCAACGAGGAGCTTAACTTCAGGAATGTCCTTTATGAGGAGGAGCCGGAATCCACCATAAAGGTTGCATATGCAAAAACGGAGTCGATAACAATGCTTAGGACGTCACTGCTGCCACACCTTATGCAGAACCTCGGCAATTCAGTTCACGAAAGCATGCCCCAGAAGCTGTTCGAGATAGGCAAGGTATTCCGCATAAGCAAGGGCAACCCCGTTGAAAATACGCACATAGGTATAGTCAGCGAGCACTCAAGGGCAAACTATTCCGAGATCAAGGCAGTAGCAACTGAAATACTGAGGTTCCTGGGTTGCAAGGATTACAGGATAACCGAGCTCCACGACAAGTCATTCATAGAGGGAAGGGCTGCATCCATAATCGTAGGAAAGGAGACAATAGGGCATTTCGGCGAAGTAAATCCGAAAGTCCTGAACAATTTCAGGCTGGAAGAGCCGGTAGTCGCAGCAGAGATACTTATTGACAAATACATCGGCAGGGGCTCACTTTAG
- a CDS encoding HAD hydrolase-like protein yields the protein MVGKVVLFDTENTLIREWKDVSQYYVEAIRNSYGLTVEVELQKYEGFTVQETVYGILSKNGLSDDEIKAKLELFLQELPYAHYNVAGHDKAILVDGAKDLLSYLKGRDYVIGSASGQMERILRNMFERAGLDYDSYFKLGAYGDSGMHISDVIGVAIGKAKDEFSADKDQLTFISNSKAHVDAARRLGINAIGVITGAHSREDFGGEPVAKGLNDCRRFLK from the coding sequence ATGGTGGGAAAGGTTGTGCTTTTTGATACGGAGAACACGCTCATAAGGGAGTGGAAGGACGTCTCGCAGTATTACGTCGAGGCCATAAGGAACTCTTACGGCCTTACCGTTGAAGTCGAATTGCAGAAATACGAGGGATTCACAGTCCAGGAAACTGTTTACGGCATACTCTCCAAAAACGGCCTTTCGGATGATGAAATAAAGGCAAAGCTCGAGCTTTTCCTCCAGGAGCTGCCGTATGCGCATTACAATGTAGCCGGGCACGACAAGGCAATCCTGGTTGACGGCGCAAAGGACCTGCTTAGCTACCTGAAGGGCAGGGACTACGTGATCGGCTCCGCTTCGGGGCAGATGGAGAGGATACTGAGAAACATGTTCGAAAGGGCGGGCCTTGACTACGATTCGTACTTCAAATTGGGAGCATATGGGGATTCCGGAATGCATATTTCCGACGTAATAGGCGTCGCGATAGGCAAGGCCAAGGACGAATTTTCGGCAGACAAGGATCAGCTGACATTCATAAGCAATTCCAAGGCCCATGTGGACGCGGCACGCAGACTAGGGATAAACGCCATAGGGGTCATAACAGGCGCCCATTCAAGGGAAGATTTCGGCGGCGAGCCCGTTGCCAAGGGCCTGAATGACTGCAGGAGATTCCTAAAGTGA